In one window of Candidatus Angelobacter sp. DNA:
- the gspG gene encoding type II secretion system major pseudopilin GspG, which yields MKLNCTSGNRNRRGFTLIEMLLVVTIIGILAAIVVPKLVGRGEDAKIKATAAQITAFKTALGTFEVDNGYFPKGQNGLQDLIQQPRDAQNWHGPYLDSDTVPKDQWGRDFIYVCPGKHNATSFDIMSAGPDGQAGTDDDITNWTLKR from the coding sequence ATGAAACTGAATTGCACCTCAGGTAATCGGAACCGTCGGGGCTTTACATTGATTGAAATGCTGTTGGTGGTCACAATCATCGGCATTCTTGCGGCCATCGTTGTGCCCAAACTCGTGGGACGAGGTGAAGACGCCAAGATCAAGGCGACGGCGGCTCAAATCACCGCCTTCAAAACCGCCCTGGGAACCTTTGAAGTGGACAACGGGTATTTTCCGAAAGGACAAAATGGCTTGCAAGACCTGATCCAACAACCGCGAGACGCTCAAAACTGGCACGGGCCCTATCTCGACAGCGACACCGTGCCGAAAGATCAGTGGGGCCGTGATTTCATTTACGTCTGCCCGGGCAAACACAACGCGACTTCTTTTGACATCATGTCCGCCGGGCCGGATGGCCAGGCCGGAACGGACGATGACATCACGAATTGGACCCTGAAACGATAG
- a CDS encoding GspH/FimT family pseudopilin, producing MKRPKIGNSIRRAFTLIELILVMALLTVLTSLVTPSISRFLAGRALDSEARQLLSLTHAARSRAAADGFPMLLWVDSTRRAYGLQEEGKNQNGNAQDADPKAEEFSFGDNVQVEAVNASPMLVNGQSLPAIRFLPEGVVDEDSPPALRLTGRDGETLWLVQPTNGLNYEIRNSDK from the coding sequence ATGAAACGGCCCAAAATCGGGAACTCGATCCGGCGCGCCTTCACCCTGATCGAGCTGATTCTCGTCATGGCCTTGCTCACCGTGCTGACCTCGTTGGTCACACCGTCGATTTCGCGCTTCCTGGCCGGGCGCGCGCTCGATTCGGAAGCGAGGCAGCTGCTGTCCCTGACACACGCCGCGCGGAGCCGCGCTGCCGCCGACGGATTTCCGATGCTGCTTTGGGTCGATTCGACACGGCGCGCCTACGGTCTGCAGGAAGAGGGAAAAAATCAGAATGGCAACGCGCAGGATGCCGATCCGAAGGCCGAGGAGTTCAGTTTTGGAGATAACGTGCAGGTGGAAGCCGTGAACGCTTCGCCCATGCTCGTCAACGGCCAGAGCCTCCCGGCGATCCGCTTTCTGCCCGAAGGAGTCGTGGACGAAGACAGTCCGCCCGCGTTGCGGTTGACGGGCCGCGATGGCGAGACACTCTGGTTGGTCCAGCCTACGAACGGCTTGAACTATGAAATTCGCAACAGCGACAAATAA
- a CDS encoding type II secretion system protein GspJ, whose product MNLNPPMRRGLRAFTLIELILAVGISSIVLIAANAVFFTAMRLRESTTRALDESLPIQQAIEILRRDLAGAMTPSANGILSGDFKVGGVSSVGLAQPVDIELYTTTGVLRENEPWGEVQKVTYELQPPANNLTRGKDLIRSVTRNLLSTVTPQPENQWMMGGIESVAFSCFDGTNWYNTWDSTLTTNVPIAVRVRILPAAGGGSTGAPSPIEFLVPIDSVSRTNQSGGMDMSGN is encoded by the coding sequence ATGAATTTGAATCCTCCAATGCGGCGGGGTTTGCGCGCCTTCACGCTGATCGAGCTGATTCTAGCGGTGGGAATTTCGTCGATTGTGTTGATCGCGGCGAACGCCGTCTTTTTCACCGCCATGCGCCTGCGGGAGAGCACAACGCGTGCGCTGGATGAATCGCTCCCGATCCAGCAGGCGATCGAGATTCTGCGCCGCGATCTGGCGGGCGCGATGACACCCTCCGCAAACGGCATTTTGTCCGGTGACTTCAAGGTCGGCGGCGTGAGCAGCGTCGGGCTGGCGCAGCCGGTGGACATCGAACTTTATACCACGACCGGAGTGCTGCGTGAAAACGAGCCCTGGGGCGAGGTGCAAAAGGTCACCTATGAATTACAACCGCCAGCCAACAATCTTACGCGCGGCAAGGATCTTATTCGCAGTGTCACCCGCAACCTGCTCTCGACCGTGACACCGCAGCCGGAAAACCAGTGGATGATGGGCGGCATCGAGAGCGTGGCGTTTTCCTGCTTCGATGGCACAAACTGGTATAACACGTGGGACTCAACTCTCACGACGAATGTGCCCATCGCCGTCCGGGTGCGGATTCTGCCCGCCGCCGGGGGGGGCAGCACGGGCGCGCCGAGTCCGATTGAATTCCTCGTGCCGATTGATTCCGTGTCACGAACGAACCAGAGCGGCGGCATGGATATGAGTGGAAACTGA